In the Ruminococcus sp. OA3 genome, one interval contains:
- a CDS encoding InlB B-repeat-containing protein, which translates to MERKKRDGLRRRGCVRHCVHRLTAVVLILVLTMSACLMEAGAVAWNANADTDDNFQQLRFWEDEKPGIRFYINAAARYELETVREPGFGTDKGEWTVMSLLRGMYTGMDYLNYIPDDYFEGYYQRMVETVQSKNGVLDAYKITEWCRVILALSALGKSPEDVGGYDFLDKLSKSYNDTYWQGINGPVFSLISLNTGGYQLYETPSDYQEGDINTEGRMLDYIVRHEILSSDKTIGGWALNDANAAEKGADADITGMALQAMAPYYLDELKYKESGATTPYSEFVKAVERGIYTLHQMQLDNGGFKGWGSDVNTESTAQVIVALTELGIDPLSERVVLSNIGKECGFLPKGAVWDGTSCNNMIDAVLMHWEKNSGSSEAVGGFKHVTAGDDGGGGSGDSVNGMATDQALYALISYDRFLNGENTLYDMTDMTDGSYTGMTADTYSLTYDGNGSAASSTESYAPYAEVMLPVVQSTGDEAFVAWNTKADGTGTTYRPGEILSMPEQDVTLYAMFGQIDFTLELELNEGVLADGVSVPDMFTPMDADIILPTADEITKEGCIFNGWYLSASAADKLSGTTVTSVPKGTYGNQKYYAGWRVSFDKINPFGVLISSLGKEIRISDRSVIRQARAIYDSMSVTEQKNITCRAYYEKLVSAEEALKQLEESMDQAEVVISLITDIGTPVTLEREAYIKEARESYDALAEEDKAYVTNYADLIAAEESLAILQENQAAADAAAALIGEIGEVTLESETAIAKARAAFDQLTAEQQQLIKESDIAQLESAELTFVQLKEQAERIQNVRDLIALIPETLSIEDDSFQIVSDAKAAYVALTNEERQEITVEEAQMIVDAQQTLNALAQQNAQWEDIEVSKELVTKISNYGGTAKLEDEEDIQAIRATYDGFTNVQKALVENYYSLVALEEMLVSLHLDVEAAAEVEAMIAEIGEVTFEKEAEVVAAGVAYRTLTASQKELVGNYRDLVAAQQALSVLRNNRQQAQKTIDKIEAIGNVTLDSLDAILKAEKSYDKLTDAQKGLISEELLKVLADARTEYDRLEGLVLKGIELSESDITLAVGGTKEITVGYEPENTLSSKEILWSSSDPEVLTVEDGVITAVGAGDAAVVARAKANKRIMATCAVHVKVPLTGITINKKSMALTRGEVALLQVGYLPENTTDDKTVIWKSGDTKVATVSSAGKVTGVANGTTTITASVGEFQVSCKIQVYNYKISYQLNGGTNDSTNPVRYSGPWNVTLKNATRAGYTFGGWYTDKNFKNRITMIQKGSNKDYTLYAKWIKVTAPGKMEITSLTNTAAGSIKIVVKGKPSGAVGYHVLYADNSSMKNAKNLYTTMWGGKTITSLTPGKTYYVKVRAYKKDSAGKTIFGSYTAVKSVALVIPEKTVLSKVQSWGSQTLKLSWEKVSGASGYQIYQRSSKTGPWKQVTQIANGNTTSYLHGNLTSGKTYDYVVRAYRTVKNKNYIGANSNIVSGKPVPAQVKNVTVRQASSTSMKISWGKVNGASGYQIYRRNPATGKYQFVTQVNQAGATSYTEKGLKKGITYTYVVRAYRTVNGNKVLGANSSETKGSIK; encoded by the coding sequence ATGGAGAGGAAGAAACGGGATGGTTTAAGGAGAAGGGGATGTGTGCGGCATTGTGTACACAGGCTTACCGCGGTCGTGCTGATTCTGGTACTGACGATGTCAGCATGCCTGATGGAAGCAGGTGCGGTTGCATGGAATGCAAATGCAGATACAGATGACAATTTCCAGCAGCTGAGATTCTGGGAGGATGAAAAGCCGGGCATACGCTTTTATATCAACGCTGCCGCGCGGTATGAACTGGAGACGGTTAGGGAACCCGGATTTGGGACAGATAAAGGTGAGTGGACGGTGATGAGCCTGCTGCGCGGGATGTATACCGGAATGGATTATCTGAACTATATACCGGATGATTATTTCGAAGGCTATTATCAGCGTATGGTGGAAACGGTACAGAGCAAAAACGGTGTACTTGATGCATACAAGATCACGGAATGGTGCAGAGTGATACTTGCGCTGAGTGCGCTCGGAAAATCACCGGAAGATGTGGGAGGATATGATTTCCTGGATAAGCTGTCAAAATCATATAACGACACATACTGGCAGGGGATCAACGGTCCGGTATTCAGCCTGATCTCCCTGAATACCGGCGGGTATCAGCTCTATGAGACACCTTCTGATTATCAGGAGGGTGATATCAACACCGAAGGCCGTATGCTGGATTATATTGTGCGCCATGAGATCCTGAGTTCGGACAAGACGATCGGTGGCTGGGCATTGAATGACGCCAATGCTGCTGAGAAGGGCGCTGATGCCGATATCACAGGGATGGCGCTTCAGGCAATGGCGCCCTATTATCTGGATGAACTGAAATACAAAGAGTCGGGCGCAACGACGCCGTATTCTGAGTTTGTGAAGGCGGTGGAACGCGGCATCTATACGCTGCATCAGATGCAGCTGGACAATGGAGGCTTCAAGGGCTGGGGAAGTGACGTTAATACGGAGTCAACGGCCCAGGTAATCGTAGCCCTGACGGAGCTTGGCATCGATCCGCTTTCCGAACGTGTTGTACTCTCCAATATAGGAAAAGAATGCGGGTTTCTCCCAAAAGGCGCCGTATGGGACGGCACAAGCTGCAATAACATGATTGACGCAGTGCTGATGCACTGGGAGAAAAACAGCGGATCCAGCGAGGCGGTGGGAGGCTTCAAACATGTCACGGCAGGTGACGACGGCGGAGGCGGAAGCGGTGATTCGGTTAATGGAATGGCGACTGATCAGGCTCTCTATGCCCTGATTTCCTACGACCGTTTTCTCAACGGGGAGAATACGCTGTATGACATGACCGATATGACGGACGGCAGTTATACGGGTATGACAGCAGATACGTATTCCCTCACGTATGACGGCAACGGATCTGCCGCTTCCAGCACAGAGTCTTATGCACCGTACGCGGAAGTTATGCTGCCGGTTGTGCAGTCTACGGGTGATGAGGCGTTTGTGGCGTGGAACACGAAGGCGGACGGAACGGGAACGACATATCGTCCGGGGGAAATACTTTCCATGCCGGAACAGGATGTGACACTGTATGCCATGTTCGGACAGATTGATTTTACCCTGGAGCTGGAATTAAACGAGGGTGTACTGGCGGACGGTGTATCGGTGCCGGATATGTTTACACCGATGGATGCGGACATTATTCTCCCGACGGCGGATGAGATCACGAAAGAAGGCTGCATATTCAACGGATGGTATCTGAGCGCTTCCGCTGCGGATAAATTGTCCGGGACAACGGTGACGTCGGTTCCCAAAGGAACGTATGGAAACCAGAAATATTATGCAGGGTGGCGGGTATCTTTTGATAAGATTAATCCGTTTGGAGTGCTGATCTCAAGCCTGGGAAAGGAAATCCGGATCTCTGACCGCTCTGTTATACGCCAGGCACGTGCGATCTATGACAGTATGAGTGTGACAGAACAGAAGAACATTACCTGCCGGGCGTACTATGAAAAATTAGTATCCGCTGAAGAGGCACTGAAACAACTGGAAGAAAGCATGGACCAGGCAGAAGTTGTGATCAGCTTGATCACAGACATCGGTACGCCGGTGACCTTAGAACGGGAAGCTTACATCAAGGAGGCACGGGAATCGTATGATGCCCTGGCGGAGGAAGACAAGGCGTATGTGACGAATTATGCTGACCTGATTGCGGCGGAAGAGAGTCTTGCCATCTTACAGGAAAATCAGGCAGCGGCCGATGCGGCAGCTGCTCTGATCGGGGAAATCGGCGAGGTGACGCTGGAATCAGAAACGGCGATTGCCAAAGCGCGTGCAGCCTTCGACCAGCTGACCGCAGAGCAGCAGCAGCTGATAAAGGAAAGCGATATTGCCCAGCTTGAGTCGGCGGAGCTGACGTTCGTACAGCTTAAGGAACAGGCGGAAAGAATACAGAATGTACGTGATCTGATCGCTCTGATACCGGAAACACTCAGTATAGAGGATGACAGTTTCCAGATCGTATCGGATGCCAAAGCTGCCTATGTTGCACTGACTAACGAGGAACGTCAGGAGATTACAGTGGAGGAGGCGCAGATGATAGTGGACGCCCAGCAGACACTGAATGCGCTGGCACAGCAGAATGCACAGTGGGAGGATATCGAGGTCAGCAAAGAGCTGGTTACGAAGATTTCAAATTACGGCGGTACGGCAAAACTTGAGGACGAGGAAGATATTCAGGCGATCAGGGCGACGTATGACGGCTTTACCAACGTGCAGAAAGCCCTGGTGGAAAATTATTATTCACTGGTGGCACTGGAGGAGATGCTGGTCTCACTGCATCTGGATGTGGAAGCTGCCGCCGAGGTTGAGGCAATGATCGCGGAAATCGGTGAGGTAACGTTCGAAAAAGAGGCTGAGGTTGTCGCAGCCGGGGTTGCATACCGCACTCTGACCGCAAGTCAGAAGGAGCTTGTGGGAAATTACAGAGATCTGGTCGCTGCACAGCAGGCGCTGTCGGTGCTGCGCAACAACAGACAGCAGGCACAGAAGACGATCGATAAGATTGAGGCGATTGGAAATGTAACACTGGACAGCCTGGATGCGATCCTCAAAGCGGAGAAGTCATACGATAAACTGACAGATGCCCAGAAGGGCCTTATCAGTGAGGAACTGCTGAAAGTGCTTGCCGATGCAAGGACAGAGTATGACAGGCTGGAGGGTCTGGTACTGAAAGGCATTGAACTGAGTGAGTCAGATATTACGCTGGCTGTCGGCGGCACAAAAGAGATCACAGTAGGCTATGAACCTGAAAATACACTCTCGAGTAAGGAGATTTTGTGGAGCAGCAGTGATCCGGAAGTACTCACTGTCGAAGACGGTGTGATTACAGCCGTAGGTGCCGGCGACGCCGCAGTCGTAGCCAGGGCAAAGGCGAATAAAAGAATCATGGCTACCTGTGCGGTACACGTAAAAGTTCCGCTGACGGGGATCACCATCAACAAGAAAAGCATGGCGCTGACAAGAGGGGAAGTGGCACTGCTCCAGGTTGGCTACCTTCCGGAAAATACGACGGATGATAAGACGGTAATATGGAAAAGTGGAGACACGAAAGTGGCGACGGTTTCCTCTGCCGGGAAAGTGACGGGGGTTGCCAACGGAACGACGACGATCACAGCCAGTGTCGGGGAATTCCAGGTATCCTGTAAAATTCAGGTATACAATTATAAGATTTCATATCAGCTGAACGGCGGAACGAATGACAGTACCAATCCCGTGAGATACAGTGGTCCGTGGAATGTGACATTGAAGAATGCGACGAGGGCCGGTTATACCTTTGGCGGCTGGTACACAGACAAGAACTTTAAAAACAGAATCACCATGATACAAAAGGGAAGTAACAAAGACTATACCCTCTATGCAAAATGGATCAAAGTGACGGCTCCGGGGAAAATGGAAATCACGAGCCTGACGAATACAGCGGCGGGCAGCATAAAGATTGTTGTAAAGGGAAAACCTTCCGGGGCAGTCGGTTATCACGTGCTTTATGCCGATAACAGCAGTATGAAAAATGCGAAGAATCTCTACACAACCATGTGGGGAGGAAAGACGATCACATCGCTGACACCGGGGAAGACTTATTATGTGAAAGTGCGCGCCTACAAGAAGGACTCTGCCGGAAAGACGATCTTCGGTTCCTATACCGCAGTTAAAAGCGTCGCACTGGTGATACCTGAGAAGACGGTGCTCTCCAAAGTTCAGTCCTGGGGCTCTCAGACATTGAAGCTCAGCTGGGAAAAAGTAAGCGGTGCGAGTGGATATCAGATCTACCAGAGGAGTTCCAAAACCGGACCCTGGAAGCAGGTCACACAGATTGCAAACGGGAACACAACTTCCTATTTACACGGCAATCTGACATCCGGAAAGACATATGATTATGTGGTGCGTGCGTATCGTACCGTGAAAAACAAAAACTATATCGGAGCAAACAGCAATATCGTGAGCGGGAAGCCTGTACCGGCACAGGTGAAAAATGTGACGGTCAGGCAGGCATCTTCCACCAGCATGAAGATCAGCTGGGGAAAGGTAAACGGGGCGAGCGGATACCAGATCTACCGCAGAAATCCTGCGACAGGAAAATATCAGTTTGTCACACAGGTAAATCAGGCGGGCGCGACGTCCTATACGGAAAAAGGCCTGAAGAAAGGAATCACCTATACGTATGTGGTACGCGCATACCGGACAGTGAACGGCAATAAGGTCCTGGGTGCCAACTCATCGGAAACAAAAGGAAGTATTAAATAA
- a CDS encoding DUF4430 domain-containing protein, with product MGQILEKINLWVRRHREVTAAAIGLLVVVLFSVSVFGTLSTQVSAAMENPVQGISDQSSLVQLSGTTEVVAEAPKGMALTAENDTDASDQPTAEDQQANESQANTGNNTSSANSLSSGGGQNEGGSQASGGDGGNSSDKDKDDKNLEDEGIKKGEFFTTSIQDNEVVNESNYSYTIMHKQEELEVLQVQNKVNKGKFTNYTGEFALAEGENQITVKATYRGTDGKTFSAVKTYTIYYEKNEENIEKARIETDLTNSQKTLKNEYSFSAIATLGGRQTELTINVERGNVTESITSTEDRHVVRELSEGINKVTLSAGKGSAKTTKGPYIIMYEPDPKAGTPTLWSEDLEAANNTKVSRADFPFSAFAEMGGTPIPFKVFWNDQELTDLGGGNFEVTLEIGNNTFYLQAEDSAGDPVTKGPYTVTYGPRKPEDDNGDGPVSDEDGPTIFSSLSDVAEVSNSTLNFWVYATDYRGNYIPESNYDVTRNGVPATLVYSNNDQISYSVQLDPGVNTFTVQAWDKDGFRRVATYQVTYNEPEETLGTVTVSIEGTTIGIGYLADSYPVEIKKDTPFSQLLVENFDEITGHLGFEAHYTGTLYSSFYLESISNPQDFVFPAIPADLEEHLLALNDPDSDEVVYNPAKYRTNQLGQFDFCKGSGWMYWVSTLGYPNVGMDQYYPQDGDVVRIRYTTYYGSDIGGSGAMGNGTNEGEGDGDWGEW from the coding sequence ATGGGCCAGATATTAGAAAAAATTAATTTATGGGTAAGGAGACACAGAGAAGTCACAGCGGCAGCCATCGGGCTGCTTGTTGTGGTTCTGTTCTCGGTGTCCGTATTTGGAACCCTGAGCACGCAGGTGTCGGCTGCGATGGAAAATCCGGTTCAGGGAATTTCAGACCAGAGCTCGCTTGTTCAGCTGAGCGGGACGACAGAGGTGGTGGCCGAGGCTCCGAAAGGCATGGCACTGACGGCTGAGAATGATACAGATGCCAGCGACCAGCCGACAGCGGAGGATCAGCAGGCGAACGAGTCGCAGGCCAATACCGGAAATAATACCTCCTCGGCAAACAGCCTGAGCTCCGGGGGCGGACAGAATGAAGGCGGCAGCCAGGCGTCTGGCGGTGACGGCGGCAATTCTTCCGATAAAGACAAAGATGATAAAAATCTGGAAGACGAGGGAATCAAAAAAGGTGAATTTTTTACGACATCCATCCAGGATAACGAGGTAGTGAATGAGAGTAATTATTCCTACACGATCATGCACAAGCAGGAAGAACTCGAGGTGCTCCAGGTTCAGAATAAGGTGAACAAAGGGAAGTTCACAAACTATACGGGGGAATTTGCACTGGCAGAGGGTGAAAATCAGATCACCGTCAAAGCCACCTATCGGGGGACAGACGGAAAGACGTTTTCCGCTGTTAAAACTTATACGATTTATTATGAAAAGAATGAGGAGAATATAGAAAAAGCCAGGATAGAGACGGACCTCACAAACAGTCAGAAGACCTTAAAAAATGAGTATTCATTTTCGGCAATTGCCACCCTGGGCGGCAGGCAGACGGAACTGACGATCAATGTGGAACGCGGCAATGTGACAGAAAGCATCACTTCCACGGAAGACAGGCATGTGGTGAGAGAACTCTCTGAGGGGATCAATAAAGTGACTCTCTCGGCGGGGAAAGGGAGTGCTAAGACGACCAAAGGTCCGTATATTATCATGTATGAGCCCGATCCGAAAGCAGGCACACCCACGCTGTGGTCGGAAGATCTGGAGGCGGCGAATAATACAAAAGTCAGCAGAGCGGATTTTCCTTTCAGTGCATTTGCAGAGATGGGCGGTACTCCGATACCGTTTAAGGTGTTCTGGAATGATCAGGAACTGACGGACCTCGGGGGCGGCAATTTTGAAGTGACCCTCGAAATAGGAAACAACACATTCTATCTGCAGGCGGAGGACAGCGCCGGGGACCCCGTTACAAAGGGACCTTATACTGTTACGTATGGTCCCAGAAAACCGGAAGATGACAACGGTGACGGACCGGTATCGGATGAGGACGGTCCTACAATTTTCAGTTCGCTGTCAGATGTGGCTGAGGTCTCGAACAGTACCCTGAATTTCTGGGTATATGCGACAGATTACAGAGGCAATTATATACCGGAATCCAACTATGATGTGACGAGAAACGGTGTCCCGGCTACATTAGTATATAGTAATAACGATCAGATCAGTTATTCGGTGCAGCTGGACCCGGGGGTCAATACCTTTACAGTTCAGGCGTGGGATAAGGACGGGTTCCGAAGGGTTGCGACGTATCAGGTGACATACAACGAGCCGGAGGAGACGCTTGGCACCGTGACCGTTTCCATTGAGGGGACCACCATCGGAATCGGTTATCTGGCGGATAGTTATCCGGTCGAGATTAAAAAAGACACCCCGTTCTCGCAGCTTCTGGTTGAGAATTTTGACGAGATAACGGGGCATCTGGGATTTGAAGCGCATTATACAGGTACGCTTTACAGCAGCTTTTACCTGGAATCGATCTCCAATCCCCAGGATTTTGTATTTCCGGCGATTCCGGCTGATCTGGAAGAACACCTGCTTGCCCTGAATGATCCGGATTCGGATGAGGTGGTCTATAATCCTGCAAAATACCGTACGAATCAGCTTGGTCAATTTGACTTCTGCAAGGGCAGCGGATGGATGTACTGGGTGAGCACGCTGGGGTACCCGAATGTCGGGATGGACCAGTACTATCCGCAGGACGGAGATGTCGTACGCATTCGCTATACGACGTACTATGGTTCTGATATAGGAGGAAGCGGAGCCATGGGAAATGGAACAAATGAAGGAGAAGGTGACGGAGATTGGGGAGAATGGTGA